The genomic segment TGCACCGTCTGCCCAGCCAGATCCTTGCCGTGGTAGTCATCCGGGAACTTGACATCGAAGGTCTTGGTATCGCCCGCCTTCAGGCCTTCCATGGCGGCGTCGAAGTCGGCCACCATGCGGCCGGCACCCACTTGCAGGGAAAAATCCTCGGCCTTGCCACCGTCGAATTCCACGCCATCCTTGCGGCCGGTGAAGTCGATGACGATACGGTCGTCCTTCTGGGCTGGGCGATCCACCTCGACGAAGGTGAGGCGCTGCTTGCGCAGGGCCTCGATGGTCTTGTCCACTTCCGCGTCGCCCACGGTCAGCACGGCTTTCTCGATTTCGCTGGCGGACAGGTCGGCCACGGTGATTTCCGGGTAGACCTCGAATACGGCGGAGAATGCCAGCTGGCCATCGGTGCCGCCGGACTGGGGTTCGACGCGGGGATAGCCGGCGACACGGAGCTTCTGTTCCCGCACCTTCTCGCCAAAGGCCCGTTCGACGGCTGCCTCGATGGCTTCGCCGCGGGCCTGATAGCCATATTGCTGGGCCACCATCTTGAAGGGCACCTTGCCCGGGCGGAAGCCGGCCATCTTGACCGTCTTGGAAAGCTTCTTCAGACGACGATCGACGTCCTGGTCAATGTCGGCAAGGGCCACGGTCATGTCGATACGGCGCTCCAGCGCGGAAGCTTCGCTGGCTTGGGTCTGTTCCTGAGTCATGAGAAATTCCTGGATGGCTGCTTGGATGTTGAATTGAGGGCGGCGTGGGGCCTGGTGCGAAGGGCGGGACTCGAACCCGCACAGGTTTCCCCGCTGGAACCTAAATCCAGTGCGTCTACCAATTCCGCCACCTTCGCCGACCCGCGATTCTAACCGATTCACCCCTATACTGTCAGGCTCCGTACCCGGCTGGCCATGGGCCTTCCCGCGCATGGCTGTCGATCACTACGAAAATTTCCCTGTCGCCTCACTCCTCTTGCCATCCGCCCTGCGGGAACCGGTGGCTGCCATCTATGGTTTCGCCCGCAGCGCTGACGACTTTTCCGACGAGGGCAACCTGCCGCCAGCCCGGCGCCTGAGTTTGCTGGACGGTTACCGTCGGGAGCTGGACATCATCGAGGCAGGACGGCCCACGGAT from the Denitratisoma oestradiolicum genome contains:
- the tig gene encoding trigger factor; the encoded protein is MTQEQTQASEASALERRIDMTVALADIDQDVDRRLKKLSKTVKMAGFRPGKVPFKMVAQQYGYQARGEAIEAAVERAFGEKVREQKLRVAGYPRVEPQSGGTDGQLAFSAVFEVYPEITVADLSASEIEKAVLTVGDAEVDKTIEALRKQRLTFVEVDRPAQKDDRIVIDFTGRKDGVEFDGGKAEDFSLQVGAGRMVADFDAAMEGLKAGDTKTFDVKFPDDYHGKDLAGQTVQFDVVCKRVDAPQLPEVDTEFAKVLGIAEGDLVKMREEIRSNLEREVKKRLESRVKSQVMDALLAAHPVDVPKALVEAESQQMAQKALEDLKQRGLAVKDIPVDPTWFTEQATRRVRLGLVVAEVVKSKELHAKAEQVKAVVDDFAQTFEDPSEVVRWYYSQPQRLAEAEALAIEGNVVAWALAQAKVTEKPVDFDELMGDGA